One Kineococcus aurantiacus genomic window carries:
- a CDS encoding SpoIIE family protein phosphatase, protein MSSAGAVDPLLLRAWQEVSEGIIVLDAHEWRVLHVNAAGAAVYGLAPADLLGRLLSQVFPGAVGSDFHAQLRRTRAEGGLVTWTGPVPGTDRWIAVRAQRVDEQVLCSFRDVTAERRLELERDQLTRSLQRSLDHTTVLLRLSEALTATRTVTDVARAAVEAAREGFGAAYAALSVVDHERQLLRTPFTGEYAPGAQEEWADLPLDGPGPGTLALREGRPRFDDAASLRTGFPELAHRWEVAHVRYLATVPLVAAGRTVGLLTMVWHEDLELSENQRALLRSLASYTTQALQRALLLAERTAAARTLQTSMLTTDLPQVGDLELVARYVPAHAGDQVGGDWYDGVVLPDGTTLLVIGDVTGHDVTAAAEMGQLRIALRALAVDRDDPPAELLDRLESVVSSLRADAILASCLVARVEQTPRARAAGVRTVRWANAGHPPPVLVLADGTARVLDAEPDLLLGVGAGRRTDHVVDVPVGATLLLYTDGLVERRDEDLDAGIERLRAKASGLAGADLAAGLDQLLAETGGAVGDDVALLAVRFHAQG, encoded by the coding sequence ATGTCGTCCGCAGGAGCGGTGGACCCGCTGCTCCTGCGCGCGTGGCAAGAGGTCTCCGAGGGGATCATCGTGCTCGACGCGCACGAGTGGCGCGTCCTGCACGTCAACGCCGCGGGTGCGGCGGTCTACGGCCTGGCCCCCGCCGACCTCCTGGGCCGGCTCCTGTCGCAGGTCTTCCCCGGTGCCGTCGGCAGCGACTTCCACGCCCAGCTGCGGCGCACCCGCGCCGAGGGCGGCCTGGTCACCTGGACCGGGCCCGTCCCCGGCACCGACCGCTGGATCGCCGTGCGCGCCCAGCGCGTCGACGAGCAGGTCCTGTGCTCCTTCCGCGACGTCACCGCCGAACGGCGCCTGGAGCTCGAGCGCGACCAGCTGACCCGCTCCCTGCAGCGGTCCCTGGACCACACCACCGTGCTCCTGCGCCTGTCCGAGGCCCTCACCGCCACCCGCACCGTCACCGACGTCGCCCGCGCCGCCGTCGAGGCCGCCCGCGAGGGCTTCGGCGCCGCCTACGCCGCGCTGTCCGTCGTCGACCACGAGCGCCAGCTGCTGCGCACCCCCTTCACCGGCGAGTACGCCCCCGGCGCGCAGGAGGAGTGGGCGGACCTGCCGCTGGACGGCCCCGGCCCGGGCACCCTGGCCCTGCGCGAGGGGCGCCCCCGGTTCGACGACGCCGCGAGCCTGCGGACGGGCTTCCCCGAGCTCGCCCACCGCTGGGAGGTCGCCCACGTCCGCTACCTGGCGACCGTGCCCCTCGTCGCCGCGGGCCGCACCGTGGGGCTGCTGACGATGGTCTGGCACGAGGACCTGGAGCTGTCCGAGAACCAGCGCGCCCTGCTGCGCTCCCTGGCCTCCTACACGACCCAGGCGCTGCAGCGGGCCCTGCTGCTGGCCGAGCGGACCGCCGCCGCCCGCACCCTGCAGACCTCGATGCTCACCACGGACCTGCCGCAGGTCGGCGACCTCGAGCTCGTCGCCCGCTACGTGCCCGCCCACGCCGGGGACCAGGTCGGCGGCGACTGGTACGACGGCGTCGTGCTGCCCGACGGCACGACCCTGCTGGTCATCGGCGACGTCACCGGCCACGACGTCACCGCGGCCGCCGAGATGGGGCAGCTGCGGATCGCGCTGCGCGCCCTGGCCGTCGACCGCGACGACCCGCCCGCCGAGCTCCTGGACCGGCTGGAGTCCGTCGTCAGCTCCCTGCGCGCCGACGCGATCCTCGCCAGCTGCCTCGTCGCCCGCGTCGAGCAGACCCCCCGGGCGCGGGCCGCCGGGGTGCGGACGGTGCGCTGGGCCAACGCCGGGCACCCCCCGCCCGTGCTCGTCCTGGCCGACGGCACCGCGCGCGTCCTGGACGCCGAGCCGGACCTGCTGCTGGGCGTGGGGGCCGGCCGGCGCACCGACCACGTCGTCGACGTCCCCGTCGGGGCCACCCTGCTGCTCTACACCGACGGCCTCGTCGAACGCCGCGACGAGGACCTCGACGCGGGCATCGAGCGGCTGCGCGCCAAGGCCTCCGGGCTGGCCGGCGCGGACCTCGCCGCCGGGCTGGACCAGCTGCTGGCCGAGACCGGCGGGGCCGTGGGGGACGACGTCGCGCTGCTCGCGGTCCGGTTCCACGCCCAGGGCTGA
- a CDS encoding DUF4394 domain-containing protein, with protein MRPRTAITAAAAAAALTLVGLGSATAASAGGPSHAPSHAPSHGSPGRGDAPRAVGLVDGTRLVTFSTARAGAVRTTGPLEGLTGDAELVGIDARVQDGQVYGVGDRGGVYRLDVHAATATEVLRLTVPLQGSAFGVDFNPVANALRIVSDSGQNLRQSFAGTDAGYPATVADTPLTTPPAVGTTTGVTAAGYTNDDTDPATATTLFVIGTGDDVVAVQSPANSGTLAPTGKLGVDVSGSVGFDVTGTTGHLVVPSGGGSVLYRVSLLTGAATEVGTLDAEVTDLALRLS; from the coding sequence GTGCGACCCCGTACCGCGATCACCGCCGCCGCCGCAGCCGCCGCCCTCACCCTCGTCGGCCTGGGCTCGGCCACCGCCGCGAGCGCCGGCGGGCCCTCCCACGCCCCCTCCCACGCCCCCTCCCACGGCTCCCCGGGCCGCGGTGACGCACCCCGCGCCGTCGGCCTCGTCGACGGCACCCGCCTCGTGACGTTCTCCACGGCCCGCGCGGGTGCGGTGAGGACCACCGGCCCCCTGGAGGGCCTGACCGGCGACGCGGAGCTCGTCGGCATCGACGCCCGCGTCCAGGACGGGCAGGTCTACGGCGTCGGCGACCGGGGCGGCGTCTACCGCCTCGACGTGCACGCCGCCACGGCCACGGAGGTGCTGCGGCTGACCGTCCCGCTGCAGGGCAGCGCGTTCGGCGTCGACTTCAACCCCGTCGCCAACGCCCTGCGCATCGTGTCCGACAGCGGGCAGAACCTGCGGCAGTCCTTCGCCGGCACCGACGCCGGTTACCCCGCCACCGTCGCCGACACCCCGCTGACGACGCCGCCCGCGGTCGGTACCACCACCGGCGTCACGGCGGCGGGGTACACGAACGACGACACCGACCCCGCCACGGCGACGACGCTGTTCGTCATCGGCACGGGCGACGACGTCGTCGCGGTGCAGTCCCCGGCGAACTCGGGCACGCTCGCACCCACCGGGAAGCTCGGCGTCGACGTCTCCGGCAGCGTCGGCTTCGACGTCACGGGCACCACCGGCCACCTCGTCGTCCCCAGCGGCGGGGGGTCCGTGCTGTACCGGGTCTCGCTCCTGACGGGCGCGGCGACGGAGGTCGGGACGCTCGACGCGGAGGTCACCGACCTGGCGCTGCGGTTGTCCTGA
- a CDS encoding tellurium resistance protein → MAIDYSKKANEPEPPRPGGVSLSKVTLTKSAPKVSLSKTGATGGTLRVHLAWNARPAAAAPASGGFFSKLKAAAAPQSGIDLDLGALYEFTDGSKGVVQALGNAFRDRGAGDPLVWLDGDDRTGGGGENLFVDLRDAARLKRVLVFAFIYEGVPNWAAADGVVTLHPVSGPEIEVRLDEHDDRSPMCAIAQIVSDGREVSVQREVRYVQGGQQALDEAFGWGMKWRTGRK, encoded by the coding sequence GTGGCCATCGACTACTCGAAGAAGGCGAACGAGCCTGAACCCCCCCGCCCGGGGGGTGTCTCGCTGTCGAAGGTGACGCTGACCAAGTCAGCCCCGAAGGTGTCGCTGTCCAAGACGGGGGCGACCGGCGGGACCCTGCGCGTGCACCTGGCCTGGAACGCCCGCCCGGCCGCCGCGGCCCCCGCCTCCGGCGGGTTCTTCTCCAAGCTCAAGGCCGCCGCCGCCCCGCAGAGCGGCATCGACCTCGACCTGGGCGCCCTGTACGAGTTCACCGACGGCTCCAAGGGCGTCGTGCAGGCCCTGGGCAACGCGTTCCGCGACCGCGGCGCGGGGGACCCGCTCGTGTGGCTCGACGGGGACGACCGCACCGGCGGCGGCGGGGAGAACCTCTTCGTCGACCTGCGCGACGCGGCCCGCCTCAAGCGGGTCCTCGTCTTCGCGTTCATCTACGAGGGCGTCCCGAACTGGGCCGCCGCCGACGGCGTCGTGACGCTGCACCCGGTGTCCGGGCCCGAGATCGAGGTGCGCCTCGACGAGCACGACGACCGCTCGCCCATGTGCGCCATCGCCCAGATCGTCTCCGACGGCCGGGAGGTGTCGGTGCAGCGCGAGGTGCGGTACGTGCAGGGCGGTCAGCAGGCCCTCGACGAGGCCTTCGGGTGGGGCATGAAGTGGCGGACCGGGCGCAAGTAG
- a CDS encoding YceI family protein, giving the protein MSSTRTTDRPPAPGRPRRRRALWTTLAVVAALLVLAAVAGPRLYARLESGKAAAPLAPSAAAPAATPTGASTDPTLDGTWALVPGGTAGYRVAEVLNGQDITVTGRTSQVSGDLTVAGGQLTAATVSVDLASVTTDSSQRDNQFRTRVLDVAQHPTADLALTAPVPLGGLDVGSRLAVTLPATLTLNGTTRDVSVPATVERTAQDAVTVTGSLPLTWSDHGVQAPDLGFVKVEDTGTVEFSVSARPA; this is encoded by the coding sequence GTGAGCAGCACCCGGACGACCGACCGACCGCCCGCCCCCGGCCGCCCCCGCCGCCGCCGGGCCCTGTGGACCACCCTCGCCGTGGTCGCCGCGCTGCTCGTCCTCGCCGCGGTCGCCGGGCCGCGCCTGTACGCGCGGCTGGAGTCCGGCAAGGCCGCCGCGCCCCTCGCGCCGTCGGCCGCGGCGCCGGCCGCCACCCCCACCGGGGCCAGCACCGACCCCACCCTCGACGGCACCTGGGCGCTGGTGCCCGGCGGCACCGCCGGCTACCGCGTCGCGGAGGTCCTCAACGGCCAGGACATCACCGTCACCGGCCGCACGTCGCAGGTGAGCGGGGACCTGACGGTCGCCGGCGGGCAGCTCACCGCCGCCACCGTCTCCGTCGACCTGGCCTCGGTCACCACCGACTCCAGCCAGCGGGACAACCAGTTCCGCACCCGCGTCCTGGACGTCGCGCAGCACCCCACGGCCGACCTCGCCCTCACCGCCCCCGTCCCCCTCGGCGGTCTCGACGTCGGCTCCCGGCTGGCCGTCACGCTCCCCGCGACCCTGACGCTGAACGGCACCACCCGCGACGTCAGCGTCCCGGCCACCGTCGAGCGGACCGCGCAGGACGCCGTCACCGTCACCGGGTCCCTGCCCCTGACCTGGTCCGACCACGGCGTGCAGGCCCCCGACCTGGGCTTCGTGAAGGTCGAGGACACCGGCACCGTCGAGTTCTCCGTCAGCGCCCGCCCCGCCTGA
- a CDS encoding zf-HC2 domain-containing protein yields the protein MTDPDREHRELRELLGLHALGLTPPADAARVQAHLDGCADCRAELAELEPLRADLRLVDPDRLPGPSAPPRELGERVLAAVREESVLRDRRERRRARTRRLRSVLVPAAAAVVAAGVATGVTWQVAGRDPAPVVAVEELPLTVVAAGVRAEAPAVVVPHTWGVEVTFEASGFAAGRTYRAVVRTADGATRPAGEFLGVGAEELTCDMQAAVLRADATGFEVLDEAGATVLTLPLPRA from the coding sequence GTGACCGACCCGGACCGGGAGCACAGGGAGCTGCGGGAGCTGCTGGGCCTGCACGCCCTCGGCCTGACGCCGCCGGCGGACGCGGCTCGGGTCCAGGCCCACCTCGACGGCTGCGCGGACTGCCGCGCCGAGCTCGCCGAGCTGGAGCCGCTGCGCGCCGACCTGCGCCTCGTCGACCCCGACCGGCTGCCGGGCCCGTCCGCCCCGCCGCGGGAGCTGGGCGAGCGCGTCCTGGCCGCCGTGCGCGAGGAGTCGGTGCTGCGCGACCGGCGGGAACGGCGCCGGGCCCGGACGCGGCGGCTGCGCTCGGTCCTCGTCCCGGCGGCCGCCGCGGTCGTGGCGGCCGGGGTCGCCACGGGCGTCACGTGGCAGGTCGCGGGCCGCGACCCCGCGCCGGTGGTGGCCGTCGAGGAGCTGCCGCTGACCGTCGTGGCCGCGGGGGTGCGGGCCGAGGCCCCCGCCGTCGTCGTGCCGCACACGTGGGGGGTGGAGGTGACCTTCGAGGCCTCGGGCTTCGCCGCCGGCCGGACCTACCGCGCCGTCGTGCGCACCGCCGACGGCGCCACCCGTCCCGCGGGCGAGTTCCTCGGGGTGGGCGCGGAGGAGCTGACCTGCGACATGCAGGCCGCGGTCCTGCGCGCCGACGCGACGGGGTTCGAGGTGCTCGACGAGGCCGGGGCGACGGTCCTCACCCTCCCGCTGCCCCGCGCCTGA
- a CDS encoding sigma-70 family RNA polymerase sigma factor encodes MGRRHGRRGGSALQDGAGRPDGLRDEADVARAYAAHGGELYRFALRGLGDAAAAQDVVQETFLRAWRAADRYDPALASLRVWLFAIARNTLLDHVRAAGARPWQGALVADVTDLTDRAPGAVGEDPGEDVLRGWVVEEALRRLSPEHRTAVVETYLRDRPPAEVAAELGVPVGTVRSRVFYGLKALRVAMDEMGVEP; translated from the coding sequence ATGGGACGGCGCCACGGACGGCGCGGGGGCTCGGCGCTGCAGGACGGCGCGGGACGCCCCGACGGGTTGCGCGACGAGGCCGACGTCGCGCGCGCCTACGCGGCGCACGGGGGCGAGCTGTACCGGTTCGCGCTGCGCGGGCTCGGGGACGCGGCGGCCGCGCAGGACGTCGTGCAGGAGACGTTCCTGCGCGCCTGGCGCGCGGCCGACCGCTACGACCCGGCGCTCGCGAGCCTGCGGGTCTGGCTGTTCGCCATCGCCCGCAACACCCTGCTCGACCACGTGCGGGCGGCCGGGGCGCGCCCCTGGCAGGGTGCTCTGGTGGCGGACGTCACCGACCTCACCGACAGGGCCCCGGGCGCCGTGGGCGAGGACCCCGGCGAGGACGTCCTGCGGGGGTGGGTGGTCGAGGAGGCGTTGCGGCGGCTGTCCCCGGAGCACCGGACCGCGGTGGTCGAGACGTACCTGCGGGACCGTCCGCCGGCCGAGGTGGCCGCGGAGCTGGGGGTCCCGGTGGGGACGGTCCGCAGCCGCGTGTTCTACGGGCTGAAGGCGTTGCGGGTGGCGATGGACGAGATGGGGGTGGAGCCGTGA
- the def gene encoding peptide deformylase: protein MSEHSVTPEPAEDVVFEGRTGVAHPITRYHTPVLHHPCTPVTVFDDDLVQLVADMFASMAAADGVGLAANQIGVDARVFVVDCPDDDTETTGENVVAHVVNPVLHLPTGRKRRLDLDGEGCLSVPGEYAELARPDRAEVTGVDVHGDPVRIVGTGLLARCLQHEADHLEGVVYVDRLPAAQREEILAAAGLAAPAGDGA, encoded by the coding sequence GTGAGTGAGCACAGCGTGACGCCCGAACCCGCCGAGGACGTCGTCTTCGAGGGGCGGACCGGGGTCGCGCACCCCATCACCCGCTACCACACGCCCGTGCTGCACCACCCCTGCACGCCCGTGACGGTCTTCGACGACGACCTCGTCCAGCTCGTGGCCGACATGTTCGCCTCCATGGCCGCCGCCGACGGCGTGGGCCTGGCCGCCAACCAGATCGGCGTCGACGCGCGCGTCTTCGTCGTCGACTGCCCCGACGACGACACCGAGACCACCGGGGAGAACGTCGTCGCGCACGTCGTGAACCCCGTCCTGCACCTGCCCACGGGCCGCAAGCGCCGCCTCGACCTCGACGGCGAGGGCTGCCTGTCGGTGCCGGGCGAGTACGCCGAGCTGGCCCGCCCGGACCGGGCGGAGGTGACGGGCGTGGACGTCCACGGCGACCCCGTGCGGATCGTCGGGACGGGTCTGCTGGCCCGCTGCCTGCAGCACGAGGCCGACCACCTCGAGGGCGTCGTCTACGTCGACCGGCTCCCCGCCGCGCAGCGCGAGGAGATCCTCGCCGCCGCCGGCCTGGCCGCTCCCGCGGGGGACGGCGCGTGA
- the tsaD gene encoding tRNA (adenosine(37)-N6)-threonylcarbamoyltransferase complex transferase subunit TsaD produces the protein MIVLGIESSCDETGVGLVSEGVLLGDALASSMDAHARFGGVVPEVAARAHLESMLPVLHEALGKASLGLGDVDAVAVTAGPGLSTAVQVGLASAKALAFALGKPLYGVHHLAGHAAVDVLEHGPLPSCCVALVVSGGHTSLLLLGDLGKDPIVHLGDTVDDAAGEAFDKVARVLGLGYPGGPVVDRVARDGDPHAIAFPRALSRPSDPAYGFSFSGVKTAVARWVEARVDAGGEVPVADVAASFQEAVADVLTRKALAACREHGVDTLLLVGGVAANSRVRALAEERCAAAGIELRVPPIRLCTDNGAMIAAVGDLLVRAGAPASGLDLGADPSAPLTGALLHGPWT, from the coding sequence GTGATCGTCCTGGGGATCGAGTCGTCGTGCGACGAGACCGGCGTCGGTCTCGTCTCCGAGGGCGTCCTGCTCGGTGACGCCCTCGCCTCCAGCATGGACGCCCACGCCCGCTTCGGCGGGGTCGTGCCCGAGGTCGCGGCCCGCGCGCACCTGGAGTCGATGCTGCCGGTGCTGCACGAGGCGCTGGGGAAGGCCTCGCTGGGGCTCGGGGACGTCGACGCCGTCGCCGTCACCGCCGGGCCCGGGCTGTCCACGGCCGTGCAGGTCGGGCTCGCCTCGGCCAAGGCCCTCGCGTTCGCCCTCGGCAAGCCGCTGTACGGCGTGCACCACCTCGCCGGGCACGCCGCCGTCGACGTCCTGGAGCACGGGCCGCTGCCCTCGTGCTGCGTCGCGCTCGTCGTCTCCGGCGGCCACACGTCGCTGCTGCTGCTCGGCGACCTCGGCAAGGACCCGATCGTGCACCTGGGCGACACCGTCGACGACGCCGCGGGGGAGGCCTTCGACAAGGTCGCCCGCGTCCTCGGCCTCGGCTACCCCGGCGGGCCCGTCGTCGACCGGGTCGCCCGCGACGGCGACCCGCACGCCATCGCCTTCCCCCGCGCCCTGTCCCGCCCCTCCGACCCGGCGTACGGGTTCTCCTTCTCCGGGGTGAAGACGGCCGTCGCGCGCTGGGTCGAGGCCCGCGTCGACGCCGGCGGGGAGGTGCCCGTCGCCGACGTCGCGGCCAGCTTCCAGGAGGCCGTCGCCGACGTCCTGACCCGCAAGGCGCTCGCCGCGTGCCGCGAGCACGGCGTGGACACGCTGCTGCTCGTCGGCGGGGTCGCGGCGAACTCGCGCGTGCGGGCGCTGGCCGAGGAGCGGTGCGCGGCGGCGGGGATCGAGCTGCGGGTGCCGCCGATCCGGCTGTGCACCGACAACGGCGCGATGATCGCCGCGGTGGGGGACCTGCTCGTGCGCGCGGGGGCCCCGGCGTCGGGGCTGGACCTGGGCGCGGACCCGTCGGCGCCGCTGACGGGCGCGCTGCTGCACGGCCCCTGGACCTGA
- the acs gene encoding acetate--CoA ligase, which produces MTTPQDQSTTSTVPPSPEFAAQAVAQADLYERAAADRLGFWAEQAREHVTWDTDFTQTLDWSNPPFAKWFVGGKLNVAVNCVDRHVAAGHGDRVAFHFEGEPGDTRTVTYAELHEQVQRAANALAALGVGAGDRVAIYLPMLVESVVAMLACARLGAAHSVVFGGFSADALNSRINDAECKVVITCDGSYRRGKPTTLKPAVDAALAKGAPSVTHVLVVQRNGEAVDWTEGRDVWWHEALGAAAPHHEAEAFDAENPLFILYTSGTTGKPKGILHTSGGYLVQTAYTTRNVFDVRPERDVYWCTADIGWVTGHSYVVYGPLANGMTQVLYEGTPDTPGKDRWWSIVEKYGVTVLYTAPTAIRTCMKWGEEHPAGHDLSSLRVLGSVGENINPEAWNWYRRVVGGGRTPIADTWWQTETGAHMIAPLPGVTALKPGSAQVPVPGIVAEVVDDAGEPVPHGQPGYLVLTEPWPAMLRGIWGDEQRFKDTYWARFPGRYFAGDGAKRDEDGDIWLLGRVDDVMNVSGHRLSTAEIESALVSHPDVAEAAVVGATDETTGQAVVAFVILRGGHEQGPGTVADLRDHVAKEIGPIAKPKSIMVVAELPKTRSGKIMRRLLRDVAEHRQPGDVTTLTDSSVMDAITQGMSATPAD; this is translated from the coding sequence GTGACCACGCCGCAGGACCAGTCGACGACATCCACGGTGCCGCCGAGCCCGGAGTTCGCGGCGCAGGCCGTCGCGCAGGCCGACCTGTACGAGCGGGCCGCGGCCGACCGGCTGGGCTTCTGGGCCGAGCAGGCCCGTGAGCACGTCACCTGGGACACCGACTTCACGCAGACCCTGGACTGGTCGAACCCGCCGTTCGCGAAGTGGTTCGTCGGCGGGAAGCTGAACGTCGCGGTGAACTGCGTCGACCGGCACGTCGCGGCCGGCCACGGCGACCGCGTCGCCTTCCACTTCGAGGGCGAACCGGGCGACACCCGCACCGTCACCTACGCCGAGCTGCACGAGCAGGTCCAGCGCGCCGCCAACGCCCTGGCCGCCCTGGGCGTGGGGGCCGGGGACCGGGTCGCGATCTACCTGCCGATGCTCGTCGAGTCGGTCGTGGCGATGCTCGCGTGCGCCCGCCTCGGCGCGGCGCACTCGGTGGTGTTCGGGGGTTTCTCCGCCGACGCGCTGAACTCCCGCATCAACGACGCCGAGTGCAAGGTCGTCATCACCTGCGACGGGTCCTACCGGCGCGGCAAGCCCACCACGCTCAAACCCGCCGTCGACGCGGCCCTGGCCAAGGGCGCCCCCAGCGTCACCCACGTCCTGGTCGTCCAGCGCAACGGCGAGGCCGTCGACTGGACCGAGGGCCGCGACGTGTGGTGGCACGAGGCGCTGGGAGCCGCTGCGCCGCACCACGAGGCGGAGGCCTTCGACGCCGAGAACCCGCTGTTCATCCTCTACACCTCCGGCACCACGGGGAAGCCCAAGGGCATCCTGCACACCTCCGGCGGGTACCTCGTGCAGACGGCGTACACGACGCGGAACGTCTTCGACGTCCGGCCCGAGCGCGACGTGTACTGGTGCACCGCCGACATCGGCTGGGTCACCGGGCACTCCTACGTCGTCTACGGCCCGCTGGCCAACGGCATGACCCAAGTGCTCTACGAGGGCACGCCCGACACCCCCGGCAAGGACCGCTGGTGGTCCATCGTCGAGAAGTACGGCGTGACGGTCCTCTACACCGCGCCCACCGCGATCCGCACCTGCATGAAGTGGGGCGAGGAGCACCCCGCCGGGCACGACCTGTCCTCCCTGCGGGTCCTGGGCAGCGTGGGGGAGAACATCAACCCCGAGGCGTGGAACTGGTACCGGCGGGTCGTCGGCGGCGGCCGCACGCCCATCGCCGACACCTGGTGGCAGACCGAGACCGGCGCGCACATGATCGCCCCGCTGCCCGGGGTGACCGCGCTGAAGCCGGGCTCGGCGCAGGTGCCCGTGCCCGGGATCGTCGCCGAGGTCGTCGACGACGCCGGTGAGCCCGTCCCGCACGGCCAGCCCGGGTACCTCGTGCTCACCGAGCCGTGGCCGGCGATGCTGCGCGGCATCTGGGGCGACGAGCAGCGGTTCAAGGACACCTACTGGGCGCGGTTCCCGGGCCGGTACTTCGCCGGGGACGGCGCCAAGCGCGACGAGGACGGCGACATCTGGCTGCTGGGCCGCGTCGACGACGTCATGAACGTCTCCGGGCACCGCCTGTCGACCGCCGAGATCGAGTCCGCGCTCGTCTCGCACCCCGACGTCGCCGAGGCCGCGGTCGTCGGCGCCACCGACGAGACGACGGGCCAGGCCGTCGTCGCGTTCGTCATCCTGCGCGGCGGTCACGAGCAGGGCCCGGGCACCGTGGCGGACCTGCGCGACCACGTCGCCAAGGAGATCGGGCCCATCGCCAAGCCGAAGTCGATCATGGTCGTGGCCGAGCTGCCCAAGACGCGCTCGGGCAAGATCATGCGCCGGCTGCTGCGCGACGTCGCCGAGCACCGCCAGCCCGGCGACGTCACGACCCTGACCGACTCCTCGGTCATGGACGCCATCACGCAGGGCATGAGCGCCACCCCCGCCGACTGA
- a CDS encoding MFS transporter, with translation MDRLPWTRFHWMIIVGLGVSWILDGLEIQIVSSVGTVLQDRATLHLTATDVGLMGSIYLLGQVVGALVFGRITDKVGRRKIFMLTLAIYLVASGIAGLSFSLWFLLVFRFIAGVGIGGEYSAINSAIDELIPARYRGRVDIAVNGTYWAGAMVGAAASILLLDPDLIDIDWGWRIGFFIGPVIGLAIIGLRRHIPESPRWLMTHGYEQRAEETVDEIEGGIRAQGRELEDVPPEKALTIHPHASVSYREITRVMLSRYRGRSFLGFSMMVTQAFLYNAIFFTYALVLNHFYGVGSSSIGWFFFPFAAGNLAGPLLLGKLFDTVGRRKMIFATYGVSAVLLAVSAVLFHAGTLSATTHTVFWCVIFFFASAGASSAYLTVSEIFPLELRGQAISYFFAISQLVGGVAAPSLFGALIGDGTDRGPLTVGYFVGAAIMLAGGVIAWFFGVDAEGKGLEDITDPLSSAAPRSGRTRFEGPTPG, from the coding sequence ATGGACCGGCTGCCGTGGACCCGCTTCCACTGGATGATCATCGTCGGCCTGGGGGTGTCCTGGATCCTCGACGGGCTGGAGATCCAGATCGTCTCCAGCGTCGGCACGGTCCTGCAGGACCGGGCGACCCTGCACCTGACCGCCACCGACGTGGGCCTGATGGGGTCGATCTACCTGCTCGGCCAGGTCGTGGGCGCCCTCGTCTTCGGGCGCATCACCGACAAGGTCGGCCGGCGCAAGATCTTCATGCTGACCCTGGCCATCTACCTGGTGGCCAGCGGCATCGCGGGCCTGTCGTTCAGCCTGTGGTTCCTGCTGGTCTTCCGCTTCATCGCCGGGGTCGGCATCGGCGGGGAGTACTCGGCCATCAACTCGGCCATCGACGAGCTCATCCCCGCCCGCTACCGCGGCCGCGTCGACATCGCCGTCAACGGCACCTACTGGGCCGGTGCCATGGTCGGGGCCGCCGCCAGCATCCTGCTGCTCGACCCGGACCTCATCGACATCGACTGGGGCTGGCGGATCGGCTTCTTCATCGGGCCGGTCATCGGGCTGGCGATCATCGGGTTGCGCCGGCACATCCCCGAGAGCCCCCGCTGGCTGATGACCCACGGGTACGAGCAGCGGGCCGAGGAGACCGTCGACGAGATCGAGGGCGGCATCCGGGCCCAGGGCCGGGAGCTGGAGGACGTCCCGCCGGAGAAGGCGCTGACGATCCACCCGCACGCCTCGGTGAGCTACCGGGAGATCACCCGCGTCATGCTCAGCCGGTACCGGGGCCGGTCATTCCTGGGCTTCTCGATGATGGTGACGCAGGCGTTCCTCTACAACGCCATCTTCTTCACCTACGCGCTGGTGCTGAACCACTTCTACGGCGTCGGGTCCAGCTCGATCGGGTGGTTCTTCTTCCCGTTCGCCGCGGGCAACCTCGCCGGTCCGCTCCTGCTGGGCAAGCTGTTCGACACCGTCGGGCGGCGCAAGATGATCTTCGCGACCTACGGCGTCTCCGCGGTGCTGCTGGCCGTCAGCGCCGTGCTCTTCCACGCCGGGACGCTGTCGGCGACGACGCACACGGTGTTCTGGTGCGTCATCTTCTTCTTCGCCTCCGCGGGCGCGTCGTCGGCGTACCTGACGGTCAGCGAGATCTTCCCGCTCGAACTGCGCGGGCAGGCGATCTCGTACTTCTTCGCCATCTCCCAGCTCGTCGGCGGGGTCGCCGCGCCGTCGCTGTTCGGTGCCCTGATCGGCGACGGCACCGACCGCGGGCCGCTGACGGTCGGCTACTTCGTCGGGGCGGCCATCATGCTCGCCGGTGGCGTCATCGCCTGGTTCTTCGGCGTCGACGCCGAGGGCAAGGGCCTGGAGGACATCACCGACCCGCTGTCGTCGGCCGCCCCGCGCTCGGGTCGCACCCGGTTCGAGGGGCCGACCCCGGGCTGA